In the Rhizobium sp. SSA_523 genome, GAGCAGACCGTACGCAATATGCGCTCCGTCGGCCTGGATCTGCAGCGGCACCTGGATGCCGGCCTCCTGAAGTACATCGCCGCCCGGCCGACCTTCTACAGCCTCGAAATGCACCTGGCGGTCATGCTGCGGGAAATCAACCGCTTCAATCCGGCGCTGGTGGTGCTCGACCCGATTTCGGCCTTTCTCGGCACGGGAGACGACCTGGAAGTGCAGTCCATGCTGCTGCGCATGGTGGATGCCCTGAAATCGCGCGGCATCACCGCCGTGGTCAACCATCTGATGCATTCGCAGGACGGCCGCAACGCCACCGAAGCCGGCCTATCCTCGCTGATGGACGGCTGGATCCTGCTGCTGAACCGCGAACATAGCGGCGAGTTCAACCGCGAACTCTATCTCCTGAAGGCCCGCGGCATGGCGCATTCCAACCAGGTGCGGGAATTCGTCATGTCCAGCGACGGGATCCGCCTGCTGGAACCCTATATCGGCGCCGGCCAGGCGCTGACGGGTTCGGCGCGCAAAGCCGAAGAGGCCAGGCTCCGCCTTCAGGATATCGAGCGCCGCAGGGAGATCGAGACGGCCAAGCAGGAGATCGCCGAGCGCCGCAGGCGCGCTGCCGCCGAACTGGAGGCCTTGCAGGCCCGCATCGCCTCGGACGAGGCGGAGCTTGCGCGCTTCGAGGACGACGAGCGCGAGATCGAACGGCAGCGGCGCGCCGATGCCGACGCCATGCGGCAGAGCCGCCAGATGGCCGCGAAGGATTGATTGAATGACCGGTATCGAGCCCACCCAACCCACCAAGCTGATCCTCTACATTGCCGGCCAGACCCCGAAGTCGCGGGCGGCCATCGAGAACCTGCGCCGTATTTGTGAGGAACACCTTCCCGGCAAGTATGTTGTGGAGGTAGTCGATCTGCGTCAGCAGCCCCAACTGGCACGGGAGCACAATATTGTTGCGATCCCGACGCTCGTCCGGGAACTGCCGACGCCGATCCGCAAGATCATCGGGGATCTGTCGGATTCCGAGAAGGTTCTTGTGCATCTCCAGGTCAGCGAGTAGCGTCATTCATGCATTCACAACCCGGAACTTCGGCAGATCGTGCCACTCTCGAGCTCCAGCGGCGGCTTGAAGAGGCGGAAGAGACCCTGCGCGCCATTCGTGAAGGCGAAGTGGATGCGCTCGTCATGCGTAATCCGCAGGACGAGGACGAGGTTTTCACGCTTGAGGGCGGCACGGAATCCTATCGCGCCTTCATGGAGGTTATGGAGATCGGCGCGGCTGCCTTCGATGTCTCCGGTCGGCTGATCTATGCCAACAAGGCCCTCCTGATGCTCCTCGGCATGCGCGAGGCCACCCTCGACACCGATATTTTCCAAAGTCTCGGAAAGGCCCAGCGTAGCGCCATAGCCGATGCCATCCATATGGGGCTGAATGCCAAGGTATCGCGGGAAATGGTGCTGAACCGCCCGGATGGCGAGCACCATGTCCAACTCTCGGCCTCGCCGCTGACGCTCGGCCTCAGCCGCGGCGTCGCCGTGACCTTCACCGATATCACCGCGCGCATCCAGGCGCTGGCGGCGCTGGAATCCGAGCGCGCCGCGCATGCGGTGATCGCCTCCGCCAACGAGGCGGTGATCGTCTGCGATGTGAACGGCATCATCACCCATGCCAATGCAGCGGTGGAAGGCGTCACCGCGCAAAACCCGATCGGCCTGCCTTTCAGCACGGCGATCCCGATCGTAGTGCCGGACGCAACCGGTCTCGTCGAGGGCAATGAATTCGTCTCGCTTGCCATTTCCGGCAGCGCCGTCCAGGGCATCGAGGCGCATGCGCCGCAGGCGCCGCGCATCAAGGACCTGCTGATCAGCGCTGCCCCGCTCCGGCTAGGAGAACGGATTGCCGGCTGCGTGGTCACCATGGTCGACCTGTCGCAGCGCAAGGCGCTCGAAAAGCGGCAATTGCTGCTGATGGGCGAGCTCGACCACCGGGTCAAGAACACGCTGGCCCTGGTCCTGTCGATCGCCAAGCGCACCGGCACGCCGGACGGAACCGTCGAAAGCTTCAAGAAGGCCTTTGCCAGCCGAATCCAGGCTTTGGCCGCAACCCATAATATTCTTGCGGAGCGCTCCTGGGATTCCGTCGCCCTGCGCGAGATCGTCAGGGTGGAGCTCGAACCCTATCTCGGCGAACAGCATGCCCGCCTGCAGCTGACCGGCCAGGACTTCCGCGTCAAGCCGCAGGCCGCCATTTCGCTCGGCCTGATCCTGCACGAACTCGCCGCCAATGCCGCCAAATATGGCGCGCTGTCCAGCCTGGACGGGCATGTCGACGTCACCATCCACGACAACGCCGAGGGCGGCGCGAGTCTGGAATGGAAGGAACAGGGCGGCCCGCCAGTCTTTCCCCCGACGCGGGCAGGTTTCGGCCAGACGGTCATCACCCGAAGCATGCAATATGCCGCCGATGGCGGTGCGGAAATGCGCTATGATCCGGATGGCGTCTGGTGCGTCATCCGCATTCCCGCCACCGAGATCACCCGCATGGCGGGCTGACGGACACACGGGCAAAGACGGGCAAGGGAAACGACGGGCAGACGGGCAAGGGCCGCCGCAGATTGATTGCGGCGGGATCCTGTGTCCTGCGTCACGATCACGGCTCAGCCGCGCTTCAGACCGTAAGCGATGGCGATGTCGATCCAGGCCGAATAGCCGATGGAGCAGGTCTCGAGCGCCAGCGGATACATGCTGCGATTGGTGCAGCCCGGCATTGTGTTCACCTCGTTGACCAGCAGCCGGCCATCGTCCAGCAGGAAGAAGTCGACGCGCGCCAGCCCGTCGCACCCGAGCGCCCGGAACGCCTTCGCCGCCAGCGCTTTGGCCTCTTCGACGATGTCATCCGAAACCTTCGCCGGAATGACGATCAAGGCGCCGTCCGGATCAAAATATTTGGCCTCGTAATTGTAGAAGTCATGCCGCGCCGAGGTGACGATCTCGCCCGGCGGCGACACGGTCAGCTGTCCGTCCGCGTGTTCCAGTACGGCGCATTCGATTTCCCGGCCCTTCAGGAATTCCTCCACCAGAACCTTGCCGTCGAATTCGAAAGCCTTGGCGAGCGCCGGAGCGACGGCCTGGCGCCCGTCCACGCGCGAGACGCCGAAGGAGGAGCCCTGGCGTGCAGGTTTGACGAAGAAGGGATAGCCGAACTGGGCCTCCAGCGCGTCCGCGCCAGGCGCGTCGGGTTCGCTCAGCGTCAGCGCCCGCGCCACAGGCACACCCGCCTCACGCAGCAGACGCTTGGCCATCACCTTGTCCATTGCCGCGGCCGAGCCGAACAGATTGCAGCCGGCATAAGCGAGCCCCGCCGTTTCGGCATAGCCCTGCACCGTTCCATCCTCGCCGAAGCGCCCATGCAGAACCGGGAAAAGCAGATCGAGATGCGGCAAAGCGAGCGCACCGGCGGCGGCCGCATCGACTGCCACGAGACGTCCCTTGCCGCCCGGCACCAGGGCCACCTGCACGCCCGACCCCGGCTGTGGCACGGAGGCACTCTCATGATCGTCATGCAGCCACCAGCACCCGTCGCGGCCGATGGCGATCGGCACCACACGGTAGCGGGCTCGGTCCATTGCCTTCATGACATTGGCCGCCGACATCATTGAGACATCGTGCTCGGCCGATTGGCCGCCGTAAAGGACACCCACGCTGATGTGGTCCATGCTTCAACCCTTTCTGCGCGCCCTTGATGCGGAGCCTTCAGTATCCGACGCAGTGATCGGCACTATCAGCCGTCTGCGCAGGATCTGGAGACTCGTCTCGGCGCTAAACCCAAATGACGATGACGATGACGATCGCCGTGAAAAGCCTCAACTGCAATAACGATTGCCCGAGGCACGGCGCCTGAGGTCGAAATGGAAGTGGTTCCAGTGCTCGGCATTGCTGCCCGGCCCCAGGACCGTATTGAAATATTTGCAGCTGTCGCTGCGCACGGCCTTCAACAGGCCGCCTTCGCGGAAGGAGAAGAAGCCCTTCTTGCGAATGTCGATCTCGTGACCGTCCTTCAGCGTGAAGCGGCCGATATCAATGGCATTGCCGCGCGCATGCTCCGACATCGGATTGTATTTCTGCCGACTATTGTTCATCCGGCGGCAGGAGTAGCCACCCATCGGCCGGATCGAACGGATACCGGTCAGGTAGCGGATGCGCGCCGATGGCGCCAACTCGTTCTTGACCCATTTGGCAAAGGCCAGCGTCGTCTGGCAGTTCAGCGTGACGGCAGGCTTGACGGAGATATTGCCCGAGAGGCCGCTCAGCGAGACGGGAAAATCAATGCCGCAACTCGGTCCATCATTGATGGGGGGCTTGTCGGTGAACTGGACGCCCAGGCGCTTTAGCTCGCGCCGGCACGCCGCCTCGGAAGCGGGCATAGGCTCGTTCATCCGGGGGCTCATGGGCGCCGCGCCCGGCTTGTTCGGCATCAGCATGGCCACCTGCTGCGGCTCCGGCTCCGGACGGCTGGGCGGGGTGACCCGCGACTGGTCGTCCCAGCGCGCCGCCATGCCCGGCTCCGCACGGCGATCCTGCGCCAGGCGCTTGCCCTGTGGCGGCATGGGGGCGACCGGCGCGGAAATCGGTTCCAGCCCTTGCGCCGGCCCAGCGCCCGACATTTGCTGCCCGGCTCTGGCTCCGGCCTGGCCACCGAGAGCCACCGGATTGTCCGTGCCTATGCCGTCTACCACGGGCTGACTGACGCGGCCCTCGGCTATGGCGGCATCCTGTTCTTCCGCAAGGCCGACGACCGGCGCCGCGGCCTCTTCGTCTATGCCCAGTTCGGAATCGATGTTCACGCCATTGGCGGAGTAGGTGAGAGTCCCGAGCGCGCTCGGCGGCGCTCCCAGAACGCGCGTCTGAGCCGGCGCGTCTTGCGGCGAAAGGCCGAGCGCCTCATCACTATCGATCATCGGCAGTCGCCTGGTCATCGCCATGCTCTGCTGCGTCGCCGGCATATTGCCGGGTGCGGCCTGTGCCGGATCGGAATTTGCCGGATAGGAATTTCCCGGATAGGGATTGGCCGAATAGGACTGGTTGCCGGCATCGCCGCCGACATTCCCGGCCAGGCCGGCATTGCCCGGCTGCGCAGGAATGGCCGAGACCCGCATGCCCCGGTCGACCGGCGCCGGCGGCACCAAACCATCCGCCGTGCAGCCGGTCATCACCGTTGTCATCATCAGACAGGCAATCGCCCGCCGCGCGGAAAAAGCATACGCCATACACAGTGCTCACGATTTGGCGGACAAAAATGCCACAGCCAAGGATTGTAGGCGCACAGGGTAAACGAAGACTTTCCCAAACAAGGTCTTTTCGTGACGGACCACCGGTCCGTCACGCAGGATCATGCTGCCGGAGCCTGGGTCAGGCGGCCCTGCCGAAGGCGCCGGACGAGCGGTCGAGCTCGAAGCCCGAGAGCAGGCTGCGCAAATGCCGGCTCTGCTCGGCCAGCGTCTGGCTGGAGGCGGTGGTCTCCTCCACCATGGCGGCATTCTGTTGCGTCATCTGGTCCATATGGTTGACGGAAGCATTGATCTCATGCAGTCCCGTGGCCTGCTCGCGGGCCGCCGTGGCAATCCCCTCCACCTGTGCATTCACCCGCTCAACGAGCTGGGCGATCTCCACGAGGGCGTCGCCCGTCGTGCGCACCAGCGAGACCCCCGCTTCCACTTCCGTCGAGGAATTGTGGATGAGCGACTTGATCTCCTTCGCCGCATTGGCTGAGCGCTGCGCCAGTTCCCGCACTTCCTGCGCCACCACGGCGAAGCCGCGACCCGCCTCGCCGGCCCGTGCCGCCTCGACCCCGGCATTCAGTGCCAGAAGATTGGTTTGGAAAGCGATTTCGTCGATCACGCCGATGATCTGGCCGATCCGGTTGGACGAATCCTCGATCCGACCCATGGCGGTGACGGCATCGCGCACAATGGCCCCCGACCGGTCCGCGCTCTGCTTCGTCTCGGCCACCATGCTGCGGGCTTCGCTTGCGCGTTCGGAGGCCGTCTTCACCGTCGCAGTGATTTCTTCCAGCGCTGCCGCGGTCTGTTCGAGCGCGGCGGCCTGCTGCTCCGTGCGGCGGGAGAGATTGGCCGTCGCATCCGAGATGTCGGCCGCGCTGTCCGACACGACCTGGCCGGTTTCCGCCATGTCCTTGATGGTGCTCCGCAGGGACGCCACGGCGCGGTTGAAATCGTCGCGGACCTTGTCGTAACCGGCGCCGAGATCGCCAAGCTCGATGGAAAGATTGCCGTTGGCCAGCGCCTCCAGCCCCTGGCCGAGTTCGCGCATGGCCCGATCCTGGCGTAAGGTCGCGTGCTGCATATCCTCGGCCGTGCGCTCGCGATCGAGGGCGATCGCACGCTGCTGCTGCGCATCCCGCGCCTGCAGCTCGGCGCGCTCGTTCACCGCATCGCGCAGAACGGTCACCGAGCGGGCAATATCGCCGAGTTCGTCCTTTGCGCCGGCATTCGCAACCTCCACATCGGCCTCTCCGGCCGCCATGCGCTGCAGCGAGACCCGCAGACTGCCGATCGGCCGGGTAATGCTCTTGACGATCACGAAGGTGGCGCCGGCCAGGATCAGCAGACCGAAGGCGCTGATGCCGGCAAAGCGCATCGCCTTCTGCCAGAAGAGAGCCTTCAGGTCATCGACATAGACGCCGGTGCCGACGATCCAGCCCCAGGGCTCGAAGCCAGCGACATGCGAATATTTCTCGACGGGTTGATCGGCACCCGGCTTCGGCCAGTCATAGTCGACGAAACCCTGGCCGCTGGCCTTCACCGTCTTGACGAATTCGACGAAGAGAAACTTGCCGTTGGGATCCTTGTTCTGGGTCAGATCGGCCCCGACCAGCTCCGGCTTCACTGGATGCATCACCATGCGCGGATGCATGTCGTTGATCCAGAAATAGCCGTTGCCGCCATCGTAGCGCATGGTTCCGATCAGGCTCTTCGCCGCCTCCTGCGCTTCCAGCCGCGTCATGGTGCCGGCCTTCTCCTTGGCATGATACATGGCCAATATGCTCAGAGCATTGGCATCCATCGCCGCCAGTGCCGCCTTGCGTTCCTTTTCCAAGGCGCCATAGCTCTGCAGCAGACTGATGGTCATGGCCCCCGCCAGGACCACCAATGCAAGGGCCACCATAAGATAAAGGCGTGTGGAAATGCGAAGATGCTTCAAAACCGATCCCCCTTCTGATTTGATTTAAATCAAATAGTCGCGATGCCCTTTAGAAGAAGTAAATATACGATAAAGTATTGTTTTCCTTGTCGAGTCTATCCGGCCTGATCACCCTCCCGCAAAGCCTGTACGGCAACAACGACCGCCTCCTCCTCGAGTTCAGGCGAGTTGAACAGGCATTGCCTCTCCTGCTTTGCAGCAATACAGTCGCCTTCCTATTGCTCTGCAACATCAGCCCTGGATATCGAATGATCATGCAAGACCTGCCCGAAGGTGAATTGACCCTGCGAACCCTCGCAATGCCCGGCGACGCCAATCCGGCCGGGGATATCTTCGGCGGATGGGTCATGGCCCAGATGGACCTGGCGGCCGGAATTCGTGCCGGCGAGCGCGCCCATGGCCGGGTCGTGACGGCTGCCGTAAAGGAAATGGCCTTCCAGCGGCCGGTCAAGATCGGCGATACGCTCAGCATCTATACGCAACTGGCCCGGATCGGCCGCACATCACTGACGCTGCAGGTCGAGGCCTGGGTCAATCGCGCGCGCATCGGCAAGCTCGAAAAGGTTACGGAGGCCATTTTCGTGATGGTGGCCCTGGACGATGACGGCAAGCCGGCGGCCGTGCCCGCCGAAGCCGATTGAGCAGGACGAGCGTTCCATTCCTGCACCGGGAGCCAATCTAGCTGCGTGTACATACAGAGACACGCAGCTTTACGTTGCGTTTATTTTATTAGCTGAATGCATATCCCAGTAGTATTTCTCGAATTTCCATCTATACTTGCGTAAAATTTGCATCAAATCTTATATTTTCGTCCGGTTTGCTGCGCCTCCCGTCGAGATTTGATAGCCGATTAAGTAAAAATTATCGGTCATCCCGCATTCTGGCAGCAATCATTGCGCGAGCAGAGTGCCAGCACCGGGGAGGCCTCCATTACCACCGATCCTATCTCCGTCCTCGAACTTCGTTCGGCCCAGGCGACGATCGTTCTGCAGCGCCTGCCGGCGACCCTGCTCGCCAATTCGCTTGTCTCGCTCTCCGCCTATACTCTGGCGACATGGCGGGAGGCGGATGGCCGATCGGCCTTTCTCTGGCTCTGCGTCGTGCTCTCCACACTGGTCCTGCGCGCCGTAACGCGCATGGTGCTGCTGCGGCGTGGGCTGGCGGCCCGCAATCCGCTGCTGACGCTTGTCGTTTCGACAATGGGCTCAGGCATCAGCGGCGCCGTCTGGGCCACCCTGCCCTTCATCCTGCCGGAATTTCGCGGCTGGGGTGTTGATGGCGGCATCTACCTGATGGTGCTCGGCACGGCTGCGGGTTCGGTTCTTATGAGCGTCGGCTTCCGGTTCAACGCTCTGGCCTTCGCCATGCCCTGCTTCACCTCTGTGACCATCTCCCTCTTTCTTCAGGGAAGCGCCGTCGGCAGCCTTCTCGGCCTCAACGTCATCGCTTTGACAATCATCCTCGTTCGCGGCTCGCAGATCAGCGAGAATATCTTCCGGGAGAGCATTGAGCGCAAGCGCGAGGCGGCGGCGGTGACGCAATCGCTGCAGGCGGCCAATCATGACATTCTGGAAGCCAATGCGCGGCTGGAAATGCTGGCCAATCGCGATCCGCTGACCGGGCTGGCCAACCGCGCCGCCTTCAACGAGGTGTTGCGGCACGGCATCGCCACCGCAGGCCGGGAGGAGCGTCGGCTGACCCTTCTGGTGATCGATCTCGACCGGTTCAAGCATATCAACGATACGATGGGACATCAGGTCGGCGACGAGCTGCTGATCACCTTCGCCGCCCGTCTGCGCAGCAGCCTGCCCACCGCCAACAGCTTCGTTGCCCGGCTCGGCGGCGATGAATTTGCCGTCATCATCAGCGGCAAGGACCCGATCCTCGAAGGCGCACGCGCGGCCGAAATCATTCTCAACCAGGGCCGGACGCCCTTCCTGCTGCAGGGCCAGACCTGCATGCTGGGCAGTTCGGTCGGGCTCGCCACCTATCCGGACCATGCCGAGACCGCGGAAGAGCTCTTCGTCTCCGCCGACATGGCGCTTTACCGCTCGAAGGATCAGGGGCGTGGCCGCTGGCGCAAATTCGACCCCAAGCTGCGTGCTGCCGCCGAAAGGCAGCGTCAGATCGAGGCGGATATCGTCGCGGCCATTGAGGCCGGCCAGGTGGAAGCCTGGTTCCAGCCGCAGATCAACCTGGAAGACGACGCCGTCATCGGCTTTGAAGCGCTGGTGCGCTGGCATCACCAGAGCCTCGGCTTCATCTCGCCGCCGGAAATCGTCCAGGCGGCTTATGCGATCCATCAGTCCGAGAGGCTGACCGGCGCGATAGCCGATGCGGCCTGCAGGCTGCTGCTGGACCTGCCACGTCTCGGCCTACCGGAGGCAACCGTCGCCATCAATGTCTCGCCGCGCGAATTCGCCCTCTATTCCCTCGCCGAGCTTCTCGATGGCAAGGTGGCGCGCCATGCCATCCGTCCGGAACTCCTGGAGGTGGAAATTACCGAGGAGGCGCTGCTCGACACGGTGATTGCCGGCGAGCAGCTGAAACATCTGGAACAGTCGGGCTTCGCGCTCGCGGTCGACGATTTCGGCGCCGGCCACTCCTCCCTCACCCGCCTGATCGACCTCAAGGTCGACCGGCTGAAGATCGATCGCGGCATCATCACCCAAATTGCCGCATCCGAGCGCAACCAGGCCATCGTCTCCGCCCTGATCCGGCTCGGCGAAGCGCTGAGCGTGGAAATGCTGGCGGAGGGCGTGGAGACCCAGGCGGATGCCGCCACGTTGAAAAGGCTGGGCTGTCGCCAGGGCCAGGGCTATCTCTTTGCCCGGCCGATGCCCCAGAGCCGCATTGCCGGCTGGCTTGCCGAGCGCCAGGAACGCGCGATCCGCAAGACCAGGATCGGCTGACCCGCAAACGCGCGTCGGATCCCCGCGCCCGGCCTCAGAGGCGCTTGAGGCAATAGGAGAAATGCGCGTCCGGTTCCACCGTCAGATATTCGAACTGCCAGCCATATTCGACGCAGAACCGGTTGACCGCCTGCACCACGCCATAGACGACCGGTTTGATGACATTGCCGGTGCAGAAATCATGGCCGCAAATGCGTCCGTCGCGCTTCACCTTTGCGTCGCACAGCAGCAGCTCGTTCCAGGTGTTTTCGTAGGAATGATCGGTGTCGATATAGACCCAGTCGAAGCTGGCATCCGCAAATTGCGGCAGCATCTCCGTCGATCCGCCCAGATGCAGCATGACGCGGCCGCTTTCAATCTCGCCGGCAAACATCTCCTTCACCCGCTCATGTCCCTCATTGTAGCGGTTGAGGTCCCAGGGATCGATCAAATGCAGCTGGGAGGGGCGGTTCAGCGTCATGATCTCCTGCGAATAATCGCCGAAGGCGACGCCGATCTCGGCGACCACGCCACCATGCGGCAGGCGATGCAGAAGCTCGGTGCGGTTGGGCAGAAGGCGGCAGTTTTCCGTGTGATGCAGCGACAGCATGGTGCGCGGCGTGCTGTTCTTCAGCGCGAGCCGCTTGTCGAGGGACAGCATGGGGTCTGGTACTCCGTTTCTCTCACTCACCGCATGTAATCGCAAACTCCGGCAATGAGAACCCGTTGCCGTTCCCAATTTGTTTCGCTGGCACTCTTCCAATTGCGTGAGAGTCTCGCCATATTCCCGGCATGTCGAAAGCTCCGAAAAAGTCTCCGCCAAACAACGCCAGCAACGGTTTCGAGGAAGCGCCGCAGCGTGCCCTGGAGGGCGCACCGCTTTCCGGCTCGGTCGCCGATTGGCTGCAGCAGCTGGAAGCGGAGGCGGAAGCCTCCTCCGTCGAGACCCAGCGCGAGATCGCCTCCAAGGCAGGCAAGCATCGCAAGAAGATCGAGATCGCGGCCCGGGAAGCGGCGATCCGCGAGGCCAAGGAAGAGGAGGCGGCCAGAGCCAAGCGCAGCGCCCCGGCGGGGAAAGCCGGCACAGCCAAGAACACCACCGCCTCCAAGACCTCCCGCGGCGTCTCGATCGGTGCCTCCTCCGATCCGAAGACCCGCGCCGCCGCCGGCCTCAATCCGGTCGCCGGCATGGATATGTCGCTGGAAGAGGCGAAGACGC is a window encoding:
- a CDS encoding class I SAM-dependent methyltransferase, coding for MLSLDKRLALKNSTPRTMLSLHHTENCRLLPNRTELLHRLPHGGVVAEIGVAFGDYSQEIMTLNRPSQLHLIDPWDLNRYNEGHERVKEMFAGEIESGRVMLHLGGSTEMLPQFADASFDWVYIDTDHSYENTWNELLLCDAKVKRDGRICGHDFCTGNVIKPVVYGVVQAVNRFCVEYGWQFEYLTVEPDAHFSYCLKRL
- a CDS encoding bifunctional diguanylate cyclase/phosphodiesterase encodes the protein MREQSASTGEASITTDPISVLELRSAQATIVLQRLPATLLANSLVSLSAYTLATWREADGRSAFLWLCVVLSTLVLRAVTRMVLLRRGLAARNPLLTLVVSTMGSGISGAVWATLPFILPEFRGWGVDGGIYLMVLGTAAGSVLMSVGFRFNALAFAMPCFTSVTISLFLQGSAVGSLLGLNVIALTIILVRGSQISENIFRESIERKREAAAVTQSLQAANHDILEANARLEMLANRDPLTGLANRAAFNEVLRHGIATAGREERRLTLLVIDLDRFKHINDTMGHQVGDELLITFAARLRSSLPTANSFVARLGGDEFAVIISGKDPILEGARAAEIILNQGRTPFLLQGQTCMLGSSVGLATYPDHAETAEELFVSADMALYRSKDQGRGRWRKFDPKLRAAAERQRQIEADIVAAIEAGQVEAWFQPQINLEDDAVIGFEALVRWHHQSLGFISPPEIVQAAYAIHQSERLTGAIADAACRLLLDLPRLGLPEATVAINVSPREFALYSLAELLDGKVARHAIRPELLEVEITEEALLDTVIAGEQLKHLEQSGFALAVDDFGAGHSSLTRLIDLKVDRLKIDRGIITQIAASERNQAIVSALIRLGEALSVEMLAEGVETQADAATLKRLGCRQGQGYLFARPMPQSRIAGWLAERQERAIRKTRIG
- a CDS encoding D-alanine--D-alanine ligase family protein; the encoded protein is MDHISVGVLYGGQSAEHDVSMMSAANVMKAMDRARYRVVPIAIGRDGCWWLHDDHESASVPQPGSGVQVALVPGGKGRLVAVDAAAAGALALPHLDLLFPVLHGRFGEDGTVQGYAETAGLAYAGCNLFGSAAAMDKVMAKRLLREAGVPVARALTLSEPDAPGADALEAQFGYPFFVKPARQGSSFGVSRVDGRQAVAPALAKAFEFDGKVLVEEFLKGREIECAVLEHADGQLTVSPPGEIVTSARHDFYNYEAKYFDPDGALIVIPAKVSDDIVEEAKALAAKAFRALGCDGLARVDFFLLDDGRLLVNEVNTMPGCTNRSMYPLALETCSIGYSAWIDIAIAYGLKRG
- a CDS encoding extensin family protein, with protein sequence MAYAFSARRAIACLMMTTVMTGCTADGLVPPAPVDRGMRVSAIPAQPGNAGLAGNVGGDAGNQSYSANPYPGNSYPANSDPAQAAPGNMPATQQSMAMTRRLPMIDSDEALGLSPQDAPAQTRVLGAPPSALGTLTYSANGVNIDSELGIDEEAAAPVVGLAEEQDAAIAEGRVSQPVVDGIGTDNPVALGGQAGARAGQQMSGAGPAQGLEPISAPVAPMPPQGKRLAQDRRAEPGMAARWDDQSRVTPPSRPEPEPQQVAMLMPNKPGAAPMSPRMNEPMPASEAACRRELKRLGVQFTDKPPINDGPSCGIDFPVSLSGLSGNISVKPAVTLNCQTTLAFAKWVKNELAPSARIRYLTGIRSIRPMGGYSCRRMNNSRQKYNPMSEHARGNAIDIGRFTLKDGHEIDIRKKGFFSFREGGLLKAVRSDSCKYFNTVLGPGSNAEHWNHFHFDLRRRASGNRYCS
- a CDS encoding acyl-CoA thioesterase — its product is MIMQDLPEGELTLRTLAMPGDANPAGDIFGGWVMAQMDLAAGIRAGERAHGRVVTAAVKEMAFQRPVKIGDTLSIYTQLARIGRTSLTLQVEAWVNRARIGKLEKVTEAIFVMVALDDDGKPAAVPAEAD
- a CDS encoding circadian clock KaiB family protein; translated protein: MTGIEPTQPTKLILYIAGQTPKSRAAIENLRRICEEHLPGKYVVEVVDLRQQPQLAREHNIVAIPTLVRELPTPIRKIIGDLSDSEKVLVHLQVSE
- a CDS encoding sensor histidine kinase; this encodes MHSQPGTSADRATLELQRRLEEAEETLRAIREGEVDALVMRNPQDEDEVFTLEGGTESYRAFMEVMEIGAAAFDVSGRLIYANKALLMLLGMREATLDTDIFQSLGKAQRSAIADAIHMGLNAKVSREMVLNRPDGEHHVQLSASPLTLGLSRGVAVTFTDITARIQALAALESERAAHAVIASANEAVIVCDVNGIITHANAAVEGVTAQNPIGLPFSTAIPIVVPDATGLVEGNEFVSLAISGSAVQGIEAHAPQAPRIKDLLISAAPLRLGERIAGCVVTMVDLSQRKALEKRQLLLMGELDHRVKNTLALVLSIAKRTGTPDGTVESFKKAFASRIQALAATHNILAERSWDSVALREIVRVELEPYLGEQHARLQLTGQDFRVKPQAAISLGLILHELAANAAKYGALSSLDGHVDVTIHDNAEGGASLEWKEQGGPPVFPPTRAGFGQTVITRSMQYAADGGAEMRYDPDGVWCVIRIPATEITRMAG
- a CDS encoding methyl-accepting chemotaxis protein, with product MKHLRISTRLYLMVALALVVLAGAMTISLLQSYGALEKERKAALAAMDANALSILAMYHAKEKAGTMTRLEAQEAAKSLIGTMRYDGGNGYFWINDMHPRMVMHPVKPELVGADLTQNKDPNGKFLFVEFVKTVKASGQGFVDYDWPKPGADQPVEKYSHVAGFEPWGWIVGTGVYVDDLKALFWQKAMRFAGISAFGLLILAGATFVIVKSITRPIGSLRVSLQRMAAGEADVEVANAGAKDELGDIARSVTVLRDAVNERAELQARDAQQQRAIALDRERTAEDMQHATLRQDRAMRELGQGLEALANGNLSIELGDLGAGYDKVRDDFNRAVASLRSTIKDMAETGQVVSDSAADISDATANLSRRTEQQAAALEQTAAALEEITATVKTASERASEARSMVAETKQSADRSGAIVRDAVTAMGRIEDSSNRIGQIIGVIDEIAFQTNLLALNAGVEAARAGEAGRGFAVVAQEVRELAQRSANAAKEIKSLIHNSSTEVEAGVSLVRTTGDALVEIAQLVERVNAQVEGIATAAREQATGLHEINASVNHMDQMTQQNAAMVEETTASSQTLAEQSRHLRSLLSGFELDRSSGAFGRAA